A part of Candidatus Binatia bacterium genomic DNA contains:
- a CDS encoding DinB family protein — MDANASQATQRADGRTGGTLDPAHALAATARVNAPIFLGELASDVPLLVGALAVDRTRPRTWERHDHGDELLLVLSGRVTMTLRAPDGAVERLEAKAGDVLLIPQGSAHRGELCSDTASVLFLTPRSGTREWADGQTPPPPSVADVPTSTDRRDRADDVDLDDAARAPFVALLRYKLWADEHLLAALLARPELEAEPHAVLIREVIGHYHAVDRIFQAHLLGTEHGFTSPRLPETATFAELSKEVARVDRWFVDYALGVDRAALAERLSVRFTDGATRVLTRADVLLYVVQHGTYHRGNVGVLMRMLGLEPAPDRFIDYLDEREPRG; from the coding sequence ATGGACGCCAACGCATCGCAGGCAACGCAACGCGCGGACGGGCGCACCGGCGGCACGCTCGACCCCGCGCACGCCCTCGCCGCCACCGCCCGGGTGAACGCCCCGATCTTCCTCGGCGAGCTCGCGAGCGACGTGCCGCTGCTCGTGGGCGCGCTCGCCGTCGACCGGACCCGTCCGCGCACCTGGGAGCGCCACGATCACGGCGACGAGCTGCTGCTCGTCCTGTCGGGGCGCGTCACCATGACGCTGCGCGCCCCGGATGGCGCGGTGGAGCGGCTCGAAGCGAAGGCCGGCGACGTGCTGCTGATCCCGCAAGGCAGCGCGCACCGCGGTGAGCTCTGCTCGGACACGGCTTCGGTTCTATTCTTGACACCGCGCAGCGGCACGCGCGAGTGGGCGGACGGGCAGACGCCTCCGCCGCCGTCCGTCGCCGACGTCCCGACTTCGACGGACCGCCGCGATCGCGCCGACGACGTGGATCTCGACGACGCCGCGCGCGCGCCGTTCGTCGCGCTGCTGCGCTACAAGCTCTGGGCGGACGAGCATCTCCTCGCAGCGCTGCTCGCGCGCCCCGAGCTCGAAGCGGAGCCCCACGCCGTGCTGATCCGCGAGGTGATCGGGCACTACCATGCCGTCGACCGGATCTTTCAGGCGCATCTCCTTGGCACGGAGCACGGCTTCACGAGCCCGCGCCTGCCGGAGACCGCGACGTTCGCCGAGCTGAGCAAGGAGGTGGCGCGCGTCGACCGCTGGTTCGTCGACTACGCGCTCGGCGTGGACCGCGCGGCGCTCGCCGAGCGTCTCTCGGTCCGCTTCACCGACGGCGCCACGAGGGTGCTGACCCGCGCCGACGTGCTGCTGTACGTCGTGCAGCACGGCACGTACCACCGCGGCAACGTCGGCGTGCTGATGCGCATGCTCGGGCTCGAGCCGGCGCCGGATCGGTTCATCGACTACCTCGACGAGCGCGAGCCGCGCGGCTGA
- a CDS encoding AraC family transcriptional regulator: MPPGLSGTLYTLEEHFLYVGPLLRSEPHAHHAGQIMWVPDGIALRTREEPPRQVTFAVIRPDEVHEHGDAARAAVLWIDGEDPRWRAVAPLPVAQAQDGQAGAASSSLTEDGAPVDRLSPDAAEELARRLSHALGPNSTPRPSAPRHPAVRRMCALLDAGATTPSHEICLTSLARRSGLSERRLREVFLRETGLTPRAYLRWRRLRRAVERIRQGASLTAAAVDAGFADGAHFSRVFHAQFGMAPQRAFASLHFGGAPARV; this comes from the coding sequence CGAGCCGCACGCGCACCACGCCGGACAGATCATGTGGGTGCCGGACGGCATCGCGCTGCGGACGCGCGAGGAGCCGCCGCGGCAGGTGACGTTCGCGGTGATCCGGCCGGACGAGGTGCACGAGCACGGCGACGCGGCGCGCGCGGCGGTGCTGTGGATCGACGGCGAGGATCCGCGCTGGCGTGCGGTCGCGCCGCTGCCGGTCGCGCAGGCACAGGATGGGCAGGCGGGGGCCGCGTCGTCGTCGCTCACCGAGGACGGTGCGCCCGTGGATCGGCTCTCGCCGGACGCCGCCGAGGAGCTCGCGCGACGCTTGTCGCACGCGCTCGGACCAAACAGCACCCCGCGCCCCAGCGCGCCACGCCACCCCGCCGTGCGCCGCATGTGCGCGCTGCTCGACGCCGGCGCGACCACGCCGTCGCACGAGATATGCTTGACGAGTCTCGCGCGGCGCTCGGGCTTGTCCGAGCGTCGCCTGCGCGAGGTGTTCCTGCGCGAGACCGGGCTCACGCCGCGCGCGTACCTGCGCTGGCGGCGCCTGCGGCGTGCGGTCGAGCGCATCCGGCAGGGCGCCTCGCTCACCGCCGCCGCGGTCGACGCCGGCTTCGCGGACGGCGCGCACTTCAGCCGCGTCTTCCACGCGCAGTTCGGCATGGCGCCGCAGCGCGCCTTCGCGTCGCTGCACTTCGGCGGCGCGCCCGCGCGCGTGTGA